In Clostridium swellfunianum, a genomic segment contains:
- a CDS encoding response regulator transcription factor — translation MQKKIMIIEDEDSIRGFLRINLLRENFIVIEAACGEEGLSKIRLENPDVVLLDVMLPGMDGFDVCAAARKEFPQMGIIMLTARGQDMDKISGLESGADDYVVKPFNPIELILRVKALLRRTGEDIKAENDKIIESGALRLDLYAQTVFKNNNEISLTPKEYLLIKLFMEKPGKAFTRDELLNIVWGYDFIGDAKIVDVNIRRLRAKIEEDSSNPTYLETVWGTGYRWRK, via the coding sequence ATGCAGAAAAAAATTATGATAATAGAAGATGAAGACAGCATCCGAGGTTTTTTAAGAATAAATCTCCTTCGGGAAAACTTTATAGTTATTGAAGCAGCTTGCGGAGAAGAAGGACTAAGTAAAATCAGGCTGGAAAATCCGGATGTTGTACTACTTGATGTTATGCTTCCAGGTATGGACGGCTTTGATGTTTGTGCTGCTGCGAGAAAAGAATTCCCTCAAATGGGTATCATCATGCTCACAGCCAGGGGCCAGGATATGGATAAGATATCTGGTTTAGAATCGGGTGCAGATGATTATGTTGTAAAACCCTTTAATCCAATTGAACTTATTCTTAGGGTAAAAGCCCTCCTACGTAGGACAGGCGAAGATATAAAAGCTGAGAACGACAAAATTATAGAAAGCGGAGCACTTAGGCTGGATTTATATGCCCAGACCGTATTCAAAAACAATAATGAAATATCACTTACTCCAAAGGAATACCTTCTTATAAAATTATTTATGGAGAAACCAGGTAAAGCCTTCACAAGAGATGAACTTCTTAATATTGTATGGGGATATGACTTTATAGGCGATGCTAAGATAGTTGATGTAAATATAAGAAGATTACGAGCCAAGATTGAAGAAGATTCCTCTAACCCCACCTATTTAGAAACGGTCTGGGGTACGGGGTATAGATGGAGGAAATAG